The Saccharothrix violaceirubra genome segment GTCGGCCGGGTCGAACCGGGCCTCGAACAGGCGGACCAGGGCCTGCGCGACCTCGGTGTGCCCGAGGACGGCGTCCTCGATGTAGTCCTGGCTGTACGGCGTGCGGGCCTGGCGCAGGTACTTGGCGTACGCCCGCAGCATGCCCGCCTGCTGCCAGGTCAGGCCCGCGCGCAGCACCAGCGTGTTGAACCCGTCGATCTCGGCCTCGCCGCGCCACGCCGCCGCGAACGCGTCCTGGAAGCGGGTGCGCACGGATTCGAGGTCGTCGGTCGACAACCGGTCCAGCGTGGCCTGGTCGATGCGCAGGCCGAAGTCGTAGACCCAGCACTCCGCGCCGTCCTCGCGGGTCAGCTCGTACGGCCGCTCGTCCACGACTACGACGCCCATGCGTTGCAGCATCGGCAGCACGTCCGACAGCGTGATCCGGGCGCCGACCAGGAACAGCTTGAACCGCCGCTCCCCCGGCTCGGCCTCGCGCGGCACGTAGAACTGCATGTCGAGGTCGCCGACGGCCAACGCCTCGATGCGGCGGTAGTCCGCGAGACCCTCGGCGGCGGTGAAGTCCTCCTTGTACGCCTCCGGGAACGCGGCGGCGAAGCGCAGGCCCTGCTCGGACGAGGACTCGCCGCCGAGCACGGGCGCACCGGCGTGCTCGCCGAGGACCGCCTCGACCATGCGGTCGTCCCAGCTGCGCACGGCCTCGGCCAGGAGGTTCTGGATGGCCGCGGTGTCCGGCTCGGCGACGCGCGTGGGGTCGGTGTGCACGGTGAAGTGCACGCGGGCCAGCGACGACTCGCCGATGCGCGCGCTGTACTCCAGGCTCGTGCCGCCCAGCTCGGCCAGCAGGATCTCCTGCATGGCCAGGCGCGAGGTCGTCGTGTAGCGGTCGCGCGGCAGGTAGACCAGGCACGAGAAGAACCGGCCGTAGGGGTCGCGGCGCAGGAACAGCCGCAACCGGCGGCGTTCGGCCAGCGCGATCACGCCGGTGACCGTGGCGTAGAGCGTGTCCGCGTCGACGGAGAACAGTTCCGTGCGCGGGTAGTTCTGGATCACTTCGAGCATCCGCTGGCCGGAGTAGGCGTGCAGCGGGAAGCCGGCGCGGTGGATGACCTCGCGCACCCGACGGGCGATGACCGGGATGTCCAGCACGTCCTCGTGCAGGGCGGAGGTGGAGAACACGCCGAGGAAGCGGTGCTCGCCGGTGACCGCGCCCTGCCCGTCGAACGTCTTCACGCCGACGTAGAAGGGGTAGACCGTGCGGTGCACGCTCGACTGCGCGCTGGCCTGGGTGAGGACGAGCAGGTCGGACGACAGGGCCTGGGCGCCCGCGTCGGGACCGGCGGTCAGGCTGCGCGCGGCGAGGCTGTCCTGGCGCAGCACGCCGAGGCCGCTGGCGAGGACGGCGCGCAGAGCGGGCTCGCCGTCGGTGGCCGGGTCGTCGCGGACCAGTTCGTAGCGGCGGTAGCCGAGGAACGTGAAGTGGTCGTCGGCCAGCCACTCCAGCAGGCGGGCACCGTCCTCGACCTCGTCGCTCGGGGCGGGGGCCGCGCGCAGGTCGCGGGCCAGGTCGACGGCCGTGCCGATCATGCGGGAGGTGTCCTCGACGACCTCGCGGACGTCGTTGAGCACCGTGTGCAGGCGGGTCTCCAGCTCACGCGCGCGGTCGGCGTCGGTGATCAGGTCGACCTCGACGTACATCCACGACTCGGCCAGGGCGTCGCCCGGGTCGGCGGGATCGGCGTCGGCGAGGACCTCCTGGAGGGCACCGGTGACCGGGTCGCGGCGGACCACGACGATCGGGTGCACGACGCGCTGCACCTGGACCCCGCCGCGGGTCAGCTCGGAGGCGACCGAGTCGACCAGGTAGGGCATGTCGTCGGTGACGACCTGGACGACGGTCGCCGGACAGGTCCAGCCGTCGTGCGCGCGTGTGGGGTTGAGGATGCGCACCACGGGGCGTCCGGGCACCCGCGTCTCGGCGAGCTGGTGGTTCGAGCGCACCGCGCCGACCAGGTCCACCGGGTCGTCGTCGTTGACTTCCTCGGCGGGGACGTGGCGGTAGTAGAGGCGAATCAGGTCGGCCAGCTCGGGGGCATTGGCCGTGGCCTGCTCGATCAATTCGTCTCGTGCTTGTTCGGGACTGGCCGGTCTGGCCGCGCCCGCATCGGTGCGGGAGGCGGTCTCGGATCGGTTCGGGACTCCAGTCGAGGTCATGTTCAGGCGACTCCACACTATCCGGTACCTCTGTGTACCGGGTCCGCGCACCACTTAACCAGACTCGCCGCCGGCCGCCGGCGCAACCCGCGCTCTGGATCGAAAAACTTTCGTCAAGCCGCGAATTCCGCATCCCGGCGGACATTTTCCCGAGGCTTCCCGCCGTCACCGGCGGGAAACCTCGGTTAATTCCGGAATCGCGTTCTCACGTTTCAGGCAAAGTCCAGGTGTCGACCCGGGGTCGCACCGCGGCGACCGGCTGGATGGGCGCCGTCGTCTCGGCGTCGGACGGGGGTGGGACGGCCGACTCGGGCACCGGTGCGGTGATCGGCCCGGTCGTCTCGGCCTCCGTTCCGGTGAGCGCCGCCGCCTCGTCCTCCCGCCGCCCGGTCTCGTAGGCGACCAGGGCCTCGGCGAGCAGTTCGGCCAGGCTCAGGTCGCTCTTGGGCCGCCGGGCGGCCCGTGCCGCGCTGGGCGACATGGTCGGGGAGGGGGGCAGTTCGACCACCCGGCCCCCGACGACGACGGAGGTGACTAAAGGCTCGGCGTCCCCGCCCTCGGAGTCGCCTGGCTCCGGACTTCCGGACACGGGGTTCCCCGGCTCGGAGCCGACCGGATCAGGACTTCCCGGGACGAAGCCCTCCGGCCCGGGTCCGGCAGGCTCGGGACCGCCCGGGGCGAAGTCTCCCGACTCACGTCCGGCGGGCACAGGACCTGCCGACGCGGGACCTCCCGACTCGGAACCGGCAGGCTCAGGGCTTCCCGACCCGAAGCTCGCCGGGTCGGGACCGACCGGAACAGGACCTCCCGACGTGAAGTCCCCCAGCCGGAGACCGGCCGGTTCGGTACTCGTCGGCTCCGGGTTCGTCGGCTCCGGATTGGTCGGCCCTGGATTGGTCAGCTCTGGGGTCGTCGGCTCCGGGCGGCCCGGCGCGGCGTACCCCGGCTCGCGATCAGCCGGCCCGGGACTGCCCGGGGTGGGATCCGTCGGCCGGGGCTCGGTGCTCGGCACGCCGGGACCGCCCAGGGCGGTGCGCCCCGGCTCGGCGTCGACGGGCACCGGACCGGTGGATTCACGGCCGTCCGCCTGTTCGAACTCGCCCGACGACGGTCCGCCGGGCTCGACCTCCGGCCACCGCGCGACGGCTCCGGCGTCGACCTCCACCCCGGTCCGCGCACGCGTGGCCGGGTCCGCCGACCCCACCGGCAACCCGAAGGGCGAGCCCTCCGGCGGCTCCGGCGCGACGGGCGGTTCAGGCACCCGGGCCGTGGGGATGACCGGCCCCTTGACGAACGCGGCCCCCAGCCCGACCGGCACGGAATCGTCATCCGAAGGCTCGACCATCCGAGCGGACCGGAACAGGTCGATCCCACCGGGGCCGAAATCATCCACAGTGGACTGATCGGTCCGACTCGGACGCCGGGGAAGCTCCGCACCGGTTTCGACCTGGTCCGTGTTCACCGCTCCGGCGCCCGTCACGGCGGACCTGTCGAACCGGACCGTACCCGGGTCGGGAACGGGCGAACCGGAGTGCCCGAAGTCGACACCCCCCAGGTCCGAGAAGGTCGCAGCGCCGAAGCCTGGCGGCTCGTGGGTGGCCGGCCCCTGCCCGGTCGACGGAGCCCAGGCCGGTCCGGGATCGACCCGTGGCGCTTCCGTCGGCGAGAAGCCGGCCGGGCCGGTGTCGGCGGGCCGGACGTCGAACCGGGAGGCGGTCGAGAACGGGTCGACGGGATCGGTACTCGGCACACCGCGCCCGGTCGGATGAGCCTGAGCGCGATGGGCCCCGACCTGACCGGTGTCGGGCGTCGCGACCGCCGGGCCGTACTCCGGGAAACCGGCCGGCGGCCCCTCGACCGAGTGGGTGGCCACCGAAGCGGCCTCGGCCGGGTGGGTGCCGACCTGACCGGGCACCACGAGGTCGGGCACGGCAACGGTGGGCGCGGCGGGGCCGGGCAGTGCGGGGGTGGACCCCGCGTGGCCGGGCACGACAGGGCTGGGCGCCACGGGGAAGGGCGCTACGGAGTCGGGTACGGCGGGGGCGGGTACCGCTGGGGTGGACACCTCGAAGTCGGGCGCGGCAGGGGTGGGCACCGCGGTATCTGTCGCGGGGACAGCGGGCGCGGTGTAAGCGGTCGGGTGCACGTCGGCCCCGGCCGGTGTGGCGGTATCCGGCGGGTGCGGAGTCCAGGGGTCGGCAGTGCCGACGCGGGCCGGTTCCCCGGCGGCATCGGGCGCGGTCGATTCCCCGCCCTGGGTCGGGGGGTCGGAGTCGGGGGCCCGACGGCGACCGCCCTGGCGGGTGGGTGCCAGGAGACCGGCGGCCTTGAGGGATTCCAGGACGCCGCTGTTGCCCTCGGTCGACCGGTCCGCCGCGGCGAGTTCCTCGGCGGCTTCGCGGGCGGCTCGGCGACGGCCGCTGCGGACGGCGCCCGCCGCCGCGATCAGACCGGACGCGGGCACGCGGAGGTCGAGGCTCGACGAACCCGCCGACCCCCGCAGGCCCGACTCCCGCTCACCGGCGGCGGTGCTGTCGGATGCGGTCGACGCGTGGAGTCCGGACCGCTCCCCGGTCGACGGAGTCGTCGGGTCGGACGTGATTCGGTCGGGCCCGGCCGGCCGCGGTCGGGCGGGGTCCGCCGCGAATGCCGGAGACGGGGCCTCGCGCCAGGACACGTCCATTTCCGAGGAGTGCGCACCCAAAGCAGGGGTGCTCCGACCTGAAGTGGCTGGCTCGGCCTGCACCGGGACGGGCCACGTGGTCGAAGCGAATTCCGGGTCGGGAGGTGGGAGCGCCTCGGAATTCGCGGTTCCGGTGTCCGCGTGTCGGGTTCGACGATTTCGCGGTTCGGTGTTCGTTGAGCGGACGTCGGAAGAGAACGCGAAATGCGGACGCGAGGGTTCTTCCCCGTCTTCCGGCTCCGGGGCCCGGCGACGGCCGCCTTGACGGGCCGCCGGTGCCTCCGGGTCCGGAGTCGCCCGGGGGAAGTCCGGGGTGGGTGCGACCGGTGCCTCCGCACTCGGGGAAGTGGAGGCGGTGGGAGATGGCGAATGAACGGGAACGTGCGTCGCCGGGTCCGCGGATGCGGGCGAAGCGGGCAGGACCGGGGCGTGCGTCGACGGCCCGACGGGCTCAGCAGACGACGTGGGCTCGACGGACGGTGGCGTTGCCGCATGGGCGGACGACGCGGCCGAGGCATTCGTGACCGGACCGCCGGACTCCCCCGACCGGACGGCCGACGCCTCGGGAAGGACGGCGGCGCTCGGCGACGGGTCGACGAGATCGACCGGGGTATGCGGAAGTACCGCCGCGCGGGCAGTCGGCGGCCCGGAGGCGTGCGCCGACAGGTCGACGGAATCGGTCCGGGTACGCGGGGGTGCCGCTGCCCGGTCGGTCGGCATCGCCGGAGGCGCGGAGACCCGCATCGCCGCAGCGGCGGGCTCCGACGAGCCGTGCGGAGTCGCCGCCGCCCAGGCGGTCGAAGGTGCCGGGGCCTGTGCCGACGGGCCGATGGGCTCGGCCGCGGTGTACGGAGTCGCCGCCGTCCAGGCGGGCTGTGCTGTCGGAGACGCGGCAGCGCCCGTCGCCGGACCGGCGGACTCGGTCGGGACGCCCGGAGGCGCTACTGCCCATGCAGGCAGCACCGCCGGAGGCGGCGAGCCGGACGGCGACGTGCCGACCGACTCACGCGAAGCATCCGAGGGCGCCGCTGCCGGAGGCGTGGAGCCGGATGCCGACGCACCGGCGGACTCGAACGGGCCGTCCACAGGCGCCGTCGGCCGGGCGGGCGGGGGCGGGGAGGCGGGTTCGGGCGTGCCGACCGACTCCTCCGAGGTGTGCGGGGGCGCTACCGCCCAGGTGGGCATCGCCGTCGAAGGTACGGAGGCGGGTGCCGGCGTGCCGAAGGGCTCCGCCGGAGTGCCGGTCTGGGTGGCGGGGAGTGCTGCCGCCTGGTCGGCGGGGGTGGATGGGGGCGAGGTGGGCGTCGGCGTGCCGGCGGGGTGGCCGGGCGTCGGCGTGGCGGCCTCGGGGGTGCCGGCTTCGGCGGCCGGGTCCGGCGGGGTCGGTGCGGGGTCGGTGCCGAACGGGCTCACCAGACGCCAGCGGTCTGCGGCGTGGGCTCGGGCCGCGGAGATGCCTTCCACCGTCATGTCTTCGGCGGCTCGGCGGGTGCGCTTGACCCGCAGTCCTTCACCCCGGTGAACCTGCACCGGGCGCCACTGGCGCAGTTGCTGCTTGATCTCGGGCGTCAGGGTCGGCGGGTCCTGGCTCGCGGTGCCCGTCGTGGCGCCGCCCGCGGTGGCGGTGCCTCCGGTGGGGGCGGCGAGCAGGGCGGCCAACTGGTCGTGCAGGCCCACGGGTTGGCGGCGAACACCGGAGAACTCGGCGGCCAGGCGGGCGCGGACCGCGTACACGGCTCGGGCGCGGCGGCGTTCCGCCGCGTGCGCCGAGCGCAGGTCGGCCAACGCCTCGGTCAGGTCGCCGGACACCTCGTGCACGTGGGCCAGGGCCAGCAGGGTCTCGGCGAGCAGGGTGTCGAGCTGGTGGCGTTCGGCGCACGCCACCACGTCGCGCAGCATCTCGCGGGCCTGGTCGACGCGGCCCGCCGGCAGGTGCACCCGGGTCGCCAGGGCCAGTCCCAACCAGCCCGAGGTCGACGCGGACGGCGCGCGCACCGGCAGTTCCAGCAGCGGGGTGCCCACCTCGGACGCCTCGGCCGGGCGGTCCGCGTCCAGCAGGGCGCAGACCAGCTCCAACGTCAGCCGGCCACGCACCTGGCCGTTGTCGGACGACGGGTCGGCCAGTCCCGCCAACAGTTCCAGTCCCTCGCGGCACGTCGCCACGGCCGCGTCCAGGTCGCCCCAGCGGCGGTGCTGGGCGGCGGTCGCGGCGCGGAGTTCCCCGCGCTGGAGGACGACCGCGTCGGGTTCGGTGCCGCGGTCGGCGGCATGAAGGCGGTCGGCCTCGGTCAACGCGGCCGTCAGGACCGCGCCGCGGCCGATGGTCACCAGGCACTCGCTGGCCTGCACCAGCGCCGCCGCCCGGATGCCCTCGGGTACGTCGGCCGCCTCCAGGACCGGCCGCACGGCCGCGAACCCGGTCAGCGGCGCGCCGACCGTCCGGGCGCACTCGGCCAGTTCGACCCGCAGCCGCCAGGCGGTCTCGTGCTCGCCTTCGGCCTCGGCCGCCTTGAGCGCGTCCATCGCCCGGTCTGCGATGCGCACGCCGCGGCCGGTCCGGTTGCCCGCGAAGACCACGAGGGCCTCCGCGCGCAACCGGTCCACCTCGTCACGACGGGCGGACGCGAGCGCCACCGCGCGCTCGCCCAGCACCAGAGCGAGTTCCGGTGCCTGCCAACGCAGTCGCCAGGCGGGCACGACCAGCGTGCTCACCTCGACGTCCGCCTGTGCCTCGCTCCGCGCCGCCACGCCGCCGCCCGGTCAGTCCCGCGTCAACTTGCGATAGGTGACGCGGTGCGGCCGGGCCGCGTCGGCGCCCAGGCGCTCGACCTTGTTCTTCTCGTAGCCCTCGAAGTTGCCCTCGAACCAGTACCACTGGGACGGGTTCTCCTCGGTGCCCTCCCACGCCAGGATGTGGGTGGCCACGCGGTCGAGGAACCACCGGTCGTGGGAGATCACCACGGCGCAGCCGGGGAACTGCTCCAGGGCGTTCTCCAACGAGCCCAGCGTCTCCACGTCGAGGTCGTTGGTCGGCTCGTCCAGCAGGATCAGGTTGCCACCCTGCTTGAGGGTCAGCGCCAGGTTGAGCCGGTTGCGCTCGCCGCCGGAGAGCACGCCCGCCGGCTTCTGCTGGTCGGGGCCCTTGAAGCCGAACGCGCTCACGTACGCCCGCGACGGCATCTCGACGTTGCCGACGTGGATGTAGTCGAGGCCGCCGGAGACGACCTCCCACACGTTCTTCTTCGGGTCGATGCCCGCGCGGTTCTGGTCGACGTAGGACAGCTTGACCGTCTCGCCGATCTTCACCGTGCCGGCGTCGGGCTGCTCCAGCCCGACGATGGTCTTGAACAGCGTGGTCTTGCCGACGCCGTTGGGACCGATCACGCCGACGATGCCGTTGCGCGGCAGGCTGAACGACAGCCCGTCGATCAGCACGCGCTCGCCGAAGCCCTTCTTGAGGTTCTCCGACTCGACCACGACGCTGCCCAGACGCGGGCCCGGCGGGATCTGGATCTCCTCGAAGTCGAGCTTGCGGGTCTTCTCGGCTTCGGCCGCCATCTCCTCGTAGCGGTCGAGACGCGCCTTGGACTTCGCCTGACGGGCCTTGGCACCGGACCGGACCCAGTCCAGCTCGTCCTTGAGCCGCTTCTGGAGCTTCTGGTCCTTCTTGCCCTGGACCGCGAGCCGCTCGGCCTTCTTCTCCAGGTAGGTGGAGTAGTTGCCCTCGTACGGATGGGCGCGTCCCCGGTCGAGTTCGAGGATCCACTCGGCGAGGTTGTCCAGGAAGTACCGGTCGTGGGTCACGGCGAGCACGGCGCCGGCGTACTGGGCGAGGTGCTGTTCGAGCCACAGGACGCTCTCCGCGTCCAGGTGGTTGGTCGGCTCGTCGAGCAGCAGGAGGTCCGGCTTGCTCAGCAGCAGCTTGCACAGTGCGACCCGGCGGCGTTCGCCACCGGAGAGGTTCTTCACCTCGGCGTCCGGCGGCGGGCAGCGGAGGGCGTCCATCGCCTGCTCGAGCTGGGAGTCGAGGTCCCACGCGTTC includes the following:
- the ettA gene encoding energy-dependent translational throttle protein EttA; its protein translation is MAEFIYTMKKVRKAHGDKVILDDVTIMFLPGAKIGVVGPNGAGKSSVLKIMAGLDTPGNGEAYLSPGHTVGILQQEPPLNEEKTVLGNVQEGLGEIKVKLDRFNEIAEKMAVDYSDELMEEMGQLQEELDHANAWDLDSQLEQAMDALRCPPPDAEVKNLSGGERRRVALCKLLLSKPDLLLLDEPTNHLDAESVLWLEQHLAQYAGAVLAVTHDRYFLDNLAEWILELDRGRAHPYEGNYSTYLEKKAERLAVQGKKDQKLQKRLKDELDWVRSGAKARQAKSKARLDRYEEMAAEAEKTRKLDFEEIQIPPGPRLGSVVVESENLKKGFGERVLIDGLSFSLPRNGIVGVIGPNGVGKTTLFKTIVGLEQPDAGTVKIGETVKLSYVDQNRAGIDPKKNVWEVVSGGLDYIHVGNVEMPSRAYVSAFGFKGPDQQKPAGVLSGGERNRLNLALTLKQGGNLILLDEPTNDLDVETLGSLENALEQFPGCAVVISHDRWFLDRVATHILAWEGTEENPSQWYWFEGNFEGYEKNKVERLGADAARPHRVTYRKLTRD